One Acinetobacter colistiniresistens DNA segment encodes these proteins:
- a CDS encoding M48 family metalloprotease — MRSLLLACGLFATTQLSHTEVFLPSQGVGQAEVPEIGSGIGLLDQQKEKFIGEKVYREVHRQMPTVQDAWLEDQFFQVFSGILSQTQLGQPIGLVIIKDPQINAFAVPGGLFALNTGLITSAKNIDEIAGVMAHEIAHVAQRHYSRSQEAFKGQGLLALAGIIVGAAIASQADGNAGAAVMMGTQAALMDKQLSYSRNQEREADRIGMQFMYAAGYNPQSMADYFETMHRATSRVSFLPDFWFTHPLTTERMSEARLRANQLPKVKSKIYDLDFEILKLYTLVVSNQATEIQLQALANQNNTAAQLALSKFYLEQGDYKQAQANLDLVKAKLKNHVLIPLIQTDIYLGQNKLDQAYSSINSIQKVMPENRALSYKLAEVLIRQGQIAQAQALVQRFIHKNQRDIEGWQLLQQATNLDKSSPLQAVNVLGYRAEAEYWSGYEENAIKSMLHAQRLAKGNVAMSAKIDARLKQMQDERRMKL; from the coding sequence TTGAGATCGTTGCTGCTCGCCTGTGGCCTTTTCGCCACAACCCAACTCAGTCACACTGAAGTTTTTTTACCTTCGCAGGGCGTAGGGCAAGCAGAAGTGCCTGAAATTGGCAGTGGCATAGGTTTGCTCGATCAACAAAAAGAAAAATTTATTGGTGAAAAAGTTTATCGTGAAGTGCATCGTCAAATGCCAACAGTACAAGATGCATGGTTAGAAGATCAGTTCTTTCAGGTCTTTTCTGGGATCCTAAGCCAGACCCAACTTGGACAGCCAATTGGTTTAGTCATTATCAAAGATCCTCAAATTAATGCCTTTGCCGTACCTGGTGGTCTATTTGCATTGAATACTGGTTTAATTACCTCTGCCAAAAATATTGATGAGATTGCAGGCGTGATGGCGCATGAAATTGCACACGTTGCACAGCGACATTATAGCCGCTCTCAAGAAGCGTTTAAGGGGCAGGGTTTACTCGCATTAGCGGGAATTATCGTCGGTGCTGCCATTGCGTCTCAGGCAGATGGTAATGCGGGTGCAGCGGTAATGATGGGGACACAAGCTGCATTGATGGATAAGCAGTTGAGTTATAGCCGTAATCAGGAACGCGAAGCGGATCGTATCGGGATGCAGTTTATGTATGCTGCTGGTTATAACCCGCAAAGTATGGCCGATTATTTTGAAACAATGCATCGAGCGACCAGTCGGGTCAGCTTTTTACCGGACTTCTGGTTTACTCATCCTTTAACCACTGAACGGATGAGTGAGGCGCGTTTGCGTGCCAATCAACTACCTAAAGTGAAATCAAAAATTTATGATCTCGATTTTGAAATTTTAAAACTTTATACTTTGGTTGTTTCTAATCAGGCCACTGAAATTCAATTACAGGCATTGGCGAATCAAAACAATACCGCAGCGCAATTGGCGCTGAGCAAGTTTTATCTTGAACAAGGTGATTATAAGCAAGCACAAGCCAACTTGGATTTGGTGAAAGCGAAACTCAAGAACCATGTGCTGATTCCCTTGATTCAAACTGATATCTATCTAGGCCAAAATAAATTAGATCAAGCATATAGCAGCATTAACTCGATCCAGAAAGTTATGCCTGAAAATAGAGCTTTATCTTATAAGCTAGCAGAGGTGCTGATTCGCCAAGGGCAAATTGCACAGGCGCAGGCTTTGGTACAACGTTTTATCCATAAAAACCAACGTGACATTGAAGGCTGGCAGTTGCTGCAACAAGCCACCAATTTAGACAAAAGTTCACCCTTACAAGCCGTCAATGTGTTGGGTTATCGGGCAGAGGCTGAGTACTGGTCAGGTTATGAAGAAAATGCGATTAAGTCGATGTTGCATGCACAACGACTTGCGAAAGGAAATGTGGCGATGTCGGCTAAGATTGACGCACGGTTGAAACAGATGCAAGATGAGCGTCGTATGAAACTCTAA